The Saccharopolyspora gloriosae genome window below encodes:
- the ilvC gene encoding ketol-acid reductoisomerase gives MATEIFYDADADLSIVQGRKVAIIGYGSQGHAHALSLRDSGVDVRIGLPESSKSRAKAEEEGLRVLTPAEASAEADLIMILAPDTKQREIYANDVAPNLNSGDAIFFGHGFNIRYGLIQPPSDVDVAMVAPKGPGHLVRRQFVDGKGVPCLIAIEQDASGSAQALALSYAAGIGGARAGVIKTTFKEETETDLFGEQAVLCGGASALVQTGFEVLVEAGYQPEIAYFEVLHELKLIVDLMWEGGIAGQRYSCSDTAEYGDLTRGPRVVDAHVKESMQKILGEIQDGTFAKEWVAEDEAGRPNFNKLQQAGNDHQIEEVGKKLRALMSWTGK, from the coding sequence ATGGCAACTGAGATCTTCTACGACGCCGACGCCGACCTGAGCATCGTCCAGGGCCGCAAGGTCGCGATCATCGGCTACGGCAGCCAGGGCCACGCGCACGCGCTGAGCCTGCGCGACTCCGGCGTGGACGTGCGCATCGGCCTGCCCGAGTCGTCGAAGTCCCGCGCCAAGGCCGAAGAAGAGGGCCTGCGGGTGCTCACCCCGGCCGAGGCCTCCGCCGAAGCCGACCTGATCATGATCCTGGCGCCCGACACCAAGCAGCGCGAGATCTACGCCAACGACGTCGCCCCGAACCTCAACAGCGGCGACGCGATCTTCTTCGGGCACGGCTTCAACATCCGCTACGGCCTGATCCAGCCGCCGTCGGACGTCGACGTCGCGATGGTCGCCCCCAAGGGCCCCGGCCACCTCGTGCGCCGCCAGTTCGTCGACGGCAAGGGCGTGCCGTGTCTGATCGCCATCGAGCAGGACGCCTCCGGCAGCGCGCAGGCGCTGGCGCTGTCCTACGCCGCGGGCATCGGCGGCGCGCGCGCCGGCGTCATCAAGACGACCTTCAAGGAAGAGACCGAGACCGACCTGTTCGGTGAGCAGGCCGTCCTCTGCGGTGGCGCCAGCGCGCTCGTGCAGACCGGTTTCGAGGTGCTCGTCGAAGCCGGCTACCAGCCGGAGATCGCCTACTTCGAGGTCCTGCACGAGCTGAAGCTGATCGTGGACCTCATGTGGGAGGGCGGCATCGCCGGGCAGCGCTACTCCTGCTCCGACACCGCCGAGTACGGCGACCTCACCCGTGGACCGCGCGTCGTCGACGCGCACGTCAAGGAGTCCATGCAGAAGATCCTGGGCGAGATCCAGGACGGCACCTTCGCGAAGGAATGGGTCGCCGAGGACGAGGCCGGTCGCCCCAACTTCAACAAGCTCCAGCAGGCCGGCAACGACCACCAGATCGAAGAGGTCGGCAAGAAGCTGCGCGCGCTGATGTCCTGGACCGGCAAGTGA
- a CDS encoding DUF397 domain-containing protein: MVPGVSEETSTTVDAPVDDKAHIRHKLDFTDAEWITSTEDDDEPGVEIAFVDGYIGMRNGAEPEGPVLVFTPEEWDAFVAGAKDGEFDEP; encoded by the coding sequence ATGGTGCCCGGCGTGAGCGAAGAGACCAGTACGACAGTGGACGCACCGGTGGACGACAAAGCGCACATCCGGCACAAGCTGGACTTCACCGACGCGGAATGGATCACCAGCACCGAGGACGACGACGAACCCGGCGTGGAGATCGCCTTCGTCGACGGTTACATCGGCATGCGCAACGGTGCCGAACCCGAAGGCCCTGTCCTCGTTTTCACTCCCGAGGAATGGGACGCTTTCGTCGCCGGAGCAAAGGATGGCGAGTTCGACGAACCGTGA
- a CDS encoding acetolactate synthase large subunit: MTSAHTRQSPVPAPPPGHRSKPAPSHDAPAQVTGAQSLVRSLESVGAEIVFGIPGGTILPAYDPLLDSTKVRHVLVRHEQGAGHAATGYAQATGKVGVCMATSGPGATNLVTALADAQMDSVPIVAITGQQATSLIGTDAFQEADICGITLPITKHNFLVTKAEDIPRTIAEAFYIAASGRPGPVLVDIPKDVQQTATTFSWPPEMKLPGYRPTSKPHGKQVREAAKLITAAQRPVLYVGGGVLKAEATEQLRELAEATNIPVVTTLMARGAFPDSHPLHLGMPGMHGKVAAVAAMQRSDLLITLGARFDDRVTGQLSSFAPDAKVVHADIDPAEISKNRNADVPIVGDCKEVIAELIDAVATATADGGTADLGAWWTQLSTWRDTFPLGYEWPADGSLAPEYVIERIGALAGPDAVYAAGVGQHQMWAAQFVGYEQPRSWLNSGGLGTMGYAVPAAMGAKAGVPGKDVWAIDGDGCFQMTNQELATCAIEELPIKVAVINNGNLGMVRQWQSLFYAERYSHSDLGTHKHRIPDFKLLAEALGCVGLRCESREDVDSVIQRAMEINDRPVVIDFVVGKDSQVWPMVAAGTGNDEIMAARGIRPLFDEDEG, translated from the coding sequence ATGACCAGCGCCCACACCAGGCAGAGCCCGGTCCCGGCACCGCCGCCGGGACACCGTTCCAAACCAGCACCGTCCCACGACGCCCCAGCGCAGGTCACCGGCGCGCAGTCGCTCGTGCGGTCGCTGGAGTCCGTCGGGGCCGAGATCGTCTTCGGCATTCCCGGCGGCACCATCCTGCCTGCCTACGACCCGCTGCTGGACTCCACGAAGGTCCGGCACGTCCTGGTCCGCCACGAACAGGGAGCCGGGCACGCCGCCACCGGGTACGCCCAGGCCACCGGCAAGGTCGGCGTGTGCATGGCGACCTCCGGTCCCGGCGCGACGAACCTGGTCACGGCGCTGGCCGACGCGCAGATGGACTCCGTGCCGATCGTGGCGATCACCGGTCAGCAGGCCACCAGCCTGATCGGCACCGACGCGTTCCAGGAAGCCGACATCTGCGGCATCACGCTGCCGATCACCAAGCACAACTTCCTGGTCACCAAGGCCGAGGACATCCCGCGCACCATCGCCGAGGCGTTCTACATCGCCGCCTCCGGGCGCCCCGGTCCGGTGCTGGTCGACATCCCGAAGGACGTCCAGCAGACCGCGACCACGTTCTCCTGGCCGCCGGAGATGAAGCTGCCCGGCTACCGCCCCACCAGCAAGCCGCACGGCAAGCAGGTCCGGGAAGCCGCGAAGCTGATCACCGCGGCGCAGCGGCCGGTGCTCTACGTCGGTGGTGGCGTGCTCAAGGCCGAAGCGACCGAGCAGCTGCGCGAACTGGCCGAAGCCACCAACATCCCCGTCGTCACCACGCTGATGGCGCGCGGCGCGTTCCCCGACTCGCACCCGCTGCACCTGGGCATGCCCGGCATGCACGGCAAGGTCGCCGCCGTCGCCGCGATGCAGCGCTCCGACCTGCTGATCACCCTCGGCGCCCGGTTCGACGACCGGGTCACCGGCCAGCTGTCCTCGTTCGCGCCGGACGCGAAGGTCGTGCACGCCGACATCGACCCGGCGGAGATCTCCAAGAACCGCAACGCCGACGTGCCGATCGTCGGTGACTGCAAGGAGGTCATCGCCGAGCTCATCGACGCCGTCGCCACCGCCACCGCGGACGGCGGCACCGCCGACCTCGGCGCCTGGTGGACGCAGCTGAGCACCTGGCGCGACACGTTCCCGCTGGGCTACGAGTGGCCCGCGGACGGCAGCCTCGCCCCCGAGTACGTCATCGAACGCATCGGCGCCCTCGCGGGCCCGGACGCCGTCTACGCGGCCGGTGTCGGGCAGCACCAGATGTGGGCGGCCCAGTTCGTCGGCTACGAGCAGCCGCGCAGCTGGCTGAACTCCGGCGGGCTCGGAACCATGGGCTACGCCGTTCCCGCCGCGATGGGCGCCAAGGCGGGCGTGCCCGGCAAGGACGTCTGGGCCATCGACGGCGACGGCTGCTTCCAGATGACCAACCAGGAACTCGCCACCTGCGCCATCGAAGAACTGCCCATCAAGGTCGCCGTCATCAACAACGGCAACCTCGGTATGGTCCGGCAGTGGCAGAGCCTGTTCTACGCCGAGCGCTACTCACACAGTGACCTCGGAACCCACAAGCACCGCATCCCCGACTTCAAACTGCTCGCCGAAGCGCTGGGCTGCGTGGGACTGCGGTGCGAATCCCGCGAGGACGTCGACAGCGTCATCCAGCGGGCCATGGAGATCAACGACCGACCCGTCGTGATCGACTTCGTGGTGGGCAAGGACTCCCAGGTGTGGCCCATGGTGGCCGCGGGCACCGGCAACGACGAGATCATGGCGGCGCGCGGAATCCGCCCGCTGTTCGACGAGGACGAGGGGTGA
- the serA gene encoding phosphoglycerate dehydrogenase yields the protein MTNRPVVLIAEKLAPSVLEALGDEVEIRHVDGTDRPALLAAVADADALLVRSATKVDAEVLSATSKLKVVARAGVGLDNVEVPAATERGVMVVNAPTSNIVSAAEHALALLLSVARNVAAADASLKAGEWKRSSFSGVELNGKTVGVVGLGKIGQLFAQRIAAFGTKLIAYDPYVSAARAAQLGIELVSLEDLLARADALSIHLPKTAETLGLIGAEELKKAKKGLIVVNAARGGLIDEEALAESIRNGHIGGAGIDVYKTEPTTSSPLFELDNVVATPHLGASTAEAQDRAGTDVARSVLLALRGDFVPDAVNVQGGAVGEEVRPYLPLTQKLGQLLAAVLGTTPTSVTVEARGELADEDVSVLQLAALRGVFSGAVDSQVTFVNAPQLAEDLGVEVEVKTTPESPNHRSVVSVRAGLADGRTAVVSGALSGANLVEKLIEVNGRHFDLRAEGSVLLLEYPDRPGVMGTVGTLLGEVGVNIEAATVSQTTERSDAIMLLRVDRPVEAGVLEPIGAAVGARTVRTVDFE from the coding sequence GTGACCAATCGTCCTGTCGTCCTGATCGCCGAGAAGCTGGCCCCCTCCGTGCTCGAAGCGCTCGGAGACGAGGTCGAGATCCGCCACGTCGACGGCACGGACCGGCCGGCCCTGCTCGCGGCCGTCGCCGACGCCGACGCACTGCTGGTCCGCTCCGCGACCAAGGTCGACGCCGAGGTCCTGTCCGCGACGAGCAAGCTCAAGGTCGTCGCCCGCGCCGGTGTGGGCCTGGACAACGTCGAGGTGCCCGCCGCCACCGAGCGCGGCGTGATGGTGGTCAACGCGCCCACCTCCAACATCGTCTCCGCCGCCGAGCACGCCCTCGCGCTGCTGCTGTCGGTGGCCCGCAACGTGGCCGCCGCGGACGCCAGCCTCAAGGCGGGGGAGTGGAAGCGCAGCTCCTTCAGCGGCGTCGAGCTCAACGGCAAGACCGTCGGCGTCGTCGGCCTCGGCAAGATCGGCCAGCTGTTCGCGCAGCGCATCGCCGCCTTCGGCACCAAGCTCATCGCCTACGACCCCTACGTGTCCGCCGCGCGCGCCGCGCAGCTGGGCATCGAGCTGGTGAGCCTGGAAGACCTGCTGGCGCGGGCCGACGCGCTCTCCATCCACCTGCCGAAGACGGCCGAGACGCTGGGCCTGATCGGTGCGGAGGAGCTCAAGAAGGCCAAGAAGGGCCTGATCGTCGTCAACGCCGCCCGCGGCGGTCTCATCGACGAGGAGGCGCTGGCCGAGTCGATCCGCAACGGCCACATCGGCGGCGCGGGCATCGACGTCTACAAGACCGAGCCCACCACCTCCAGCCCGCTGTTCGAGCTGGACAACGTCGTGGCCACCCCGCACCTGGGCGCCTCCACCGCCGAGGCGCAGGACCGCGCGGGCACCGACGTGGCCCGCTCGGTGCTGCTGGCGCTGCGCGGCGACTTCGTCCCGGACGCGGTGAACGTGCAGGGCGGTGCCGTCGGCGAAGAGGTGCGCCCGTACCTGCCGCTGACCCAGAAGCTGGGCCAGCTGCTCGCGGCCGTGCTGGGCACGACGCCGACCTCGGTGACCGTGGAGGCCCGCGGCGAGCTCGCCGACGAGGACGTGTCGGTGCTGCAGCTCGCGGCGCTGCGCGGGGTGTTCTCCGGGGCCGTGGACAGCCAGGTCACCTTCGTCAACGCGCCGCAGCTGGCCGAGGACCTCGGGGTCGAGGTCGAGGTGAAGACCACGCCGGAGAGCCCGAACCACCGCAGCGTCGTCTCGGTGCGCGCCGGTCTCGCCGACGGGCGCACCGCGGTCGTGTCGGGCGCGCTGTCCGGGGCGAACCTGGTGGAGAAGCTCATCGAGGTCAACGGCCGCCACTTCGACCTCCGGGCCGAGGGCAGCGTGCTGCTGCTGGAGTACCCGGACCGCCCCGGCGTGATGGGCACCGTCGGCACCCTGCTCGGCGAGGTCGGCGTGAACATCGAGGCCGCCACGGTCAGCCAGACGACCGAGCGCTCCGACGCGATCATGCTGCTGCGGGTGGACCGCCCGGTCGAGGCCGGCGTCCTGGAGCCGATCGGCGCGGCCGTCGGCGCCCGCACGGTGCGGACGGTCGACTTCGAGTGA
- a CDS encoding PH domain-containing protein translates to MSESPAASERPGENGPGRTGSGSAPAESGSPDAAGSERAEAEGTREVSTSEEQGTTGTATRDAAELPDAATSGAGTSEATAEREIVEPNSGEQDSAENAPGERDAAPEDPARPAVAKATAGRAKALPKSLTFQLTRISLLAVFAVAISVTPIAFAQPFPLLLPAYLIPLALGYAIMRPRTVVTAERISSRGQFSTTRFGWDELASVRLDEKRWVRAVLVSGKEVVLPAIRVRDLPRLAELSGGRLPDPNAAPAQPETGEDEPADDTASEPPAADQQPSETGADPAERAESGDDGRTGPKSAD, encoded by the coding sequence GTGAGCGAGTCCCCAGCGGCATCGGAACGGCCCGGCGAGAACGGGCCCGGCCGCACCGGCTCCGGCTCCGCCCCGGCGGAATCGGGCAGTCCGGACGCGGCGGGCTCGGAACGCGCCGAGGCAGAGGGGACCCGCGAAGTGAGCACGTCCGAGGAGCAGGGCACGACCGGCACGGCGACCCGGGACGCCGCGGAGCTGCCCGACGCCGCCACGTCCGGCGCCGGAACGTCCGAGGCGACCGCCGAGCGCGAGATCGTCGAGCCGAACTCCGGTGAGCAGGACTCCGCTGAGAACGCCCCCGGCGAACGGGACGCGGCCCCGGAAGACCCCGCGCGCCCGGCGGTGGCGAAGGCCACCGCCGGGCGCGCGAAGGCGCTGCCGAAGTCGCTGACGTTCCAGCTCACCCGGATCTCGCTGCTGGCGGTGTTCGCGGTGGCGATCAGCGTGACGCCGATCGCGTTCGCGCAGCCGTTCCCGCTGCTGCTGCCCGCGTACCTGATCCCGCTGGCGCTCGGCTACGCGATCATGCGCCCGCGCACCGTGGTGACGGCCGAGCGCATCAGCTCGCGCGGCCAGTTCAGCACCACCCGCTTCGGCTGGGACGAGCTCGCCTCGGTGCGGCTGGACGAGAAGCGCTGGGTGCGCGCCGTGCTCGTCTCCGGCAAGGAGGTCGTGCTCCCGGCGATCCGGGTGCGCGACCTGCCCCGGCTCGCCGAGCTCAGCGGCGGTCGCCTGCCGGACCCGAACGCCGCACCGGCGCAGCCCGAGACCGGCGAGGACGAGCCCGCCGACGACACCGCCTCCGAGCCTCCGGCCGCCGATCAGCAGCCGTCCGAGACCGGCGCCGACCCGGCCGAGCGCGCGGAATCCGGCGACGACGGGCGCACCGGCCCGAAGTCCGCGGACTGA
- a CDS encoding 3-isopropylmalate dehydrogenase, whose product MRLAVIPGDGIGPEVVAEALKVLGEVVPDTEITRYDLGAARWHATGELLPESVLTELRQHDAILLGAVGDPSVPSGILERGLLLRLRFELDHHVNLRPARLYPGVKSPVNDPGEIDMVVVREGTEGPYAGNGGLLRKDTTHEIATEVSLNTAFGVERVVRDAFARAASRPRKHLTLVHKTNVLTHAGSLWSRVVEEVSLQHPDVTVAYQHVDATTIHLVTDPSRFDVIVTDNLFGDIITDLAGAVTGGIGLAASGNIDATRRNPSMFEPVHGSAPDIAGHGSADPTAAVLSVALLLDHVGQTEAARRVEASVAFDLATRDHSAPGATFAVGDRLAALVSSREVAQQA is encoded by the coding sequence ATGCGGCTCGCTGTGATCCCCGGTGACGGGATCGGGCCGGAGGTAGTGGCCGAGGCGCTGAAGGTGCTCGGTGAGGTCGTTCCCGATACCGAGATCACTCGATACGACCTGGGAGCCGCGCGCTGGCACGCGACCGGTGAGCTGCTACCGGAATCGGTGCTCACCGAATTGCGCCAGCACGACGCGATCCTGCTCGGTGCGGTCGGCGACCCCTCGGTGCCCAGCGGGATCCTGGAGCGGGGGCTGCTGCTGCGGCTGCGCTTCGAGCTCGACCACCACGTCAATCTCCGTCCCGCTCGGCTGTACCCGGGCGTGAAGAGCCCGGTCAACGACCCGGGCGAGATCGACATGGTGGTGGTGCGCGAAGGCACCGAGGGCCCCTACGCGGGCAACGGCGGTCTGCTGCGCAAGGACACCACGCACGAGATCGCCACCGAGGTCAGCCTCAACACGGCGTTCGGCGTGGAGCGGGTCGTGCGGGACGCGTTCGCCCGCGCCGCATCCCGGCCGCGCAAGCACCTCACGCTGGTGCACAAGACCAACGTGCTCACGCACGCCGGTTCCTTGTGGTCCCGCGTGGTCGAAGAGGTCTCGCTGCAGCACCCCGACGTGACGGTGGCCTACCAGCACGTGGACGCCACCACGATCCACCTGGTGACCGACCCGAGCCGGTTCGACGTGATCGTCACGGACAACCTGTTCGGCGACATCATCACCGACCTGGCGGGCGCGGTGACCGGCGGCATCGGGCTGGCGGCGAGCGGCAACATCGACGCCACCCGCCGCAACCCGAGCATGTTCGAGCCGGTGCACGGCAGCGCGCCGGACATCGCCGGGCACGGGTCGGCGGACCCGACGGCCGCGGTGCTGTCGGTGGCGCTGCTGCTCGACCACGTCGGGCAGACCGAGGCGGCGCGCCGGGTGGAGGCCTCCGTGGCCTTCGATCTGGCGACGCGCGACCACTCGGCGCCGGGGGCGACCTTCGCCGTCGGCGACCGGCTGGCGGCGCTGGTGTCCTCCCGCGAGGTGGCCCAGCAGGCCTGA
- a CDS encoding LysR family transcriptional regulator has protein sequence MDVELRHLRCLVAIVDTGTFTDAAIELGVSQAAVSRTVLALERALGVRLLHRTSRTCTPTTAGVQVLARARHLLAEVDDLVREATTGHTRLRLGHAWSAMGGHTNEFQRRWADRHPDVELHLVRTNTQTGGLAEGACDLAVVRVGIDAHRYDHATVGHERRYCALAADDPWARRRSLTLDEIRQRVLAVDHRTGTTTTDLWPPQDRPELERTPDIDDWLAAISTGRCVGITPQSTLTQYRRDGIVYRLVRDADPVPVHLIWRRHDPHPATSAAVALLTELYAEAVR, from the coding sequence ATGGATGTGGAGCTGCGGCACCTGCGGTGCCTGGTCGCGATCGTGGACACCGGCACGTTCACCGACGCCGCGATCGAGCTGGGCGTCTCGCAGGCGGCGGTCTCGCGCACGGTGCTGGCGCTGGAGCGCGCGCTCGGCGTGCGGCTGCTGCACCGGACGAGCCGCACCTGCACTCCGACCACGGCGGGCGTGCAGGTGCTCGCCCGCGCCCGGCACCTGCTCGCCGAAGTCGACGACCTCGTCCGCGAGGCCACCACCGGGCACACGCGGTTGCGGCTGGGGCACGCCTGGTCGGCGATGGGCGGGCACACCAACGAGTTCCAGCGCCGCTGGGCGGACCGCCACCCCGACGTCGAGCTCCACCTGGTCCGCACCAACACGCAGACCGGCGGCCTCGCCGAAGGGGCGTGCGACCTGGCGGTGGTGCGCGTGGGGATCGACGCCCACCGCTACGACCACGCCACCGTCGGCCACGAACGCCGCTACTGCGCGCTGGCCGCCGACGATCCGTGGGCGCGCCGCCGTTCCTTGACGCTGGACGAGATCCGGCAGCGCGTCCTGGCCGTCGACCACCGCACCGGCACCACCACCACCGACCTGTGGCCGCCGCAGGACCGCCCCGAACTGGAACGCACACCGGACATCGACGACTGGCTGGCCGCGATCTCCACCGGCCGCTGCGTGGGCATCACCCCGCAGAGCACCCTCACCCAGTACCGCCGCGACGGCATCGTCTACCGCCTCGTCCGGGACGCCGACCCCGTTCCCGTCCACCTGATCTGGCGCCGCCACGACCCGCACCCCGCGACCTCCGCCGCAGTAGCCCTCCTCACGGAGCTCTACGCCGAGGCGGTTCGTTGA
- a CDS encoding EamA family transporter has translation MTGAERAGIPATMGIAGPETAAVSDAAGTGAQGTGTTGRGAGMALMLGGGLSNQLGAATGALAFPVIGPAGVVAVRQWVAGIVLLLAGRPRFRSFTARQWWPVLGLAGVFATMNLSLYTAIDRIGLGLAVTLEFLGPLAVALIASRRLLDLGCALAAAAAVVVLVRPQPSTDYPGIALALLAAVCWGCYILLNRTVGRRVPGLQGSAAAAAVSAVAYLPIGALVLVHHPPTAAALGFAVVAGVLSSVVPFLADLLALRRVPAQFFGVFMSVNPVLAALVGAVVLGQRPGWPEWAAIVVIVGANAVATLAAPRAEIVRGGGIAPAEQRPDERTAAPTTPDHAIERA, from the coding sequence ATGACGGGAGCGGAGCGGGCGGGAATCCCCGCCACGATGGGAATCGCCGGACCGGAGACCGCCGCGGTGAGCGACGCGGCGGGCACCGGTGCGCAGGGAACCGGGACCACCGGCCGGGGCGCCGGGATGGCCCTGATGCTGGGCGGCGGGCTGTCCAACCAGCTCGGGGCGGCGACCGGGGCGCTGGCGTTCCCGGTGATCGGCCCGGCGGGCGTGGTCGCCGTGCGCCAGTGGGTGGCGGGCATCGTGCTGCTGCTGGCCGGGCGGCCCCGGTTCCGCTCGTTCACCGCCCGCCAGTGGTGGCCCGTGCTGGGCCTGGCCGGGGTGTTCGCCACGATGAACCTGTCGCTCTACACCGCGATCGACCGCATCGGCCTGGGCCTCGCCGTCACGCTGGAATTCCTGGGGCCGCTGGCGGTGGCGCTGATCGCGTCCCGGCGGCTGCTCGACCTCGGCTGCGCGCTCGCCGCCGCCGCGGCCGTCGTGGTGCTCGTCCGCCCGCAGCCGAGCACCGACTACCCCGGCATCGCGCTGGCGCTGCTGGCGGCGGTGTGCTGGGGCTGCTACATCCTGCTCAACCGCACCGTCGGCCGCCGGGTGCCCGGCCTGCAGGGTTCGGCCGCCGCGGCGGCCGTCTCCGCGGTCGCATACCTGCCGATCGGTGCCCTGGTGCTCGTGCACCACCCGCCGACGGCGGCGGCGCTCGGCTTCGCCGTCGTCGCGGGCGTGCTGTCGTCGGTGGTGCCCTTCCTCGCCGACCTGCTCGCGCTGCGCCGCGTCCCCGCGCAGTTCTTCGGGGTGTTCATGAGCGTCAATCCGGTGCTGGCCGCGCTGGTCGGCGCCGTGGTGCTGGGGCAGCGGCCGGGCTGGCCGGAATGGGCCGCCATCGTGGTCATCGTCGGCGCCAACGCGGTCGCGACGCTGGCCGCCCCGCGGGCCGAGATCGTGCGCGGAGGCGGGATCGCCCCCGCTGAGCAGCGACCCGACGAGCGCACGGCAGCACCGACCACACCCGATCACGCGATCGAGCGGGCGTGA
- the ilvN gene encoding acetolactate synthase small subunit — protein MSRHTLSVLVENVPGALARVSGLFSRRSFNIESLAVGPTEHPEISRMTIVVAVSDQPLEQVTKQLNKLVNVIKIVELEPEVAVQRELLLVKVRADASVRSQVLETVQLFRAKVVDVSPEALTVEATGDGEKLNALLRMLEPYGVREMVQSGSIAIGRGPRSITATAVR, from the coding sequence ATGAGCCGACACACGCTCAGCGTGCTGGTGGAGAACGTGCCGGGTGCGCTCGCCCGCGTCTCGGGACTGTTCTCGCGCCGCAGCTTCAACATCGAGTCACTGGCCGTCGGGCCGACCGAGCACCCGGAGATCTCCCGGATGACGATCGTGGTCGCCGTCAGCGACCAGCCCCTCGAACAGGTCACCAAGCAGCTCAACAAGCTGGTCAACGTGATCAAGATCGTGGAGCTGGAACCGGAGGTCGCGGTGCAGCGCGAACTGCTGCTGGTGAAGGTCCGCGCGGACGCCTCGGTGCGCAGCCAGGTCCTCGAAACCGTGCAGCTGTTCCGGGCCAAGGTCGTCGACGTCTCCCCGGAGGCGCTGACCGTGGAGGCCACCGGCGACGGCGAGAAGCTCAACGCGCTGCTGCGCATGCTGGAGCCCTACGGTGTGCGGGAGATGGTGCAGTCCGGGTCGATCGCCATCGGCCGCGGCCCCCGCTCCATCACCGCCACCGCGGTCCGCTGA